The DNA window CCCGGCCGGTGCAGCAGACGGCGTCGCCGAATGGGCGGAATCGTTCCTGACGAGGGTGCCGCTCGAACAACTTCCGCAACTGGCCGGAAGAACAGTCCACGTGCACACCGACGACGGAACCGGATTGGAGCTGTTCGTGGACTTCGGCGGTTCCGAGATCTCGGTGACGCGCGAACACCGCAAGGGTGACGTGGCCTTGCGTGGGTCGGCCCAGAACATGCTGCTCGCGGTGTGGCGCAGACGTCCGCTTGCCGTCCTCGACATCATCGGCGACGTGTCGGTAGCCGAGGCGTTGTACGACGGGGTTCGGATCTGAGAGCCCTGATTGGGACCGAATGAGCCTTTCGGTCACCTTTGGGTGAGCGAACCGGCCCGGCGCGCAGGTTGCAGCGAGGGCGCACGTTGCAACTTGCGCGTGGGCTGGAAGGTGCGCAGTCAGCCTGTGTTGGGACCGAACCGGACATTCGGTCACCACGAGGGCTGGCCGCACACCCAACACAGCACAAAGCCCGCCTCCGCGTGATGCGGGGCGGGCTTTGTTGTGAGCCGATGACGAGAATCGAACTCGCGTAGCCTGTTTGGAAGACAGGGGCTCTACCATTGAGCTACATCGGCGTGCCCACGACAACGATGGGATCGCCATCAGCGCCGCGTGCAGTTCGAAACTCTACATAACCTCGGTTCGGGATTACAAATTGCCTGCATGTACAGTCTTCGAAGACGGCAGCGGTGGCCCGGCTACGGGTACCGCTAGTGTCTGCTGTTCAATGGTGCATGTACGTTGAATGGCGTCGGTAAGACGGGGTGTGGCGCAGCTTGGTAGCGCATCCGCTTTGGGAGCGGAGGGTCGCAGGTTCAATTCCTGTCACCCCGACAAAAGAACGAAGCCGGATCCATCGGGTCCGGTTTCGTGCGAAGGATTCACTTCGCCACGGATTCGCCGACGGTCACCGTGCGGCTTACCGCGAGTGACGAGTGAATCGGACCGACAGCAAGGCACGACCACCAGAAGGAGCATGTCCCGTGAAGAGCACCGTCGAGCAGCTCAGCCCGACGCGAGTCCGTATCAACGTTGAGGTGCCCTTCGAGGAGCTCAAGCCTGATTTCGACCGCGCCTACAAGGCACTCGCGCAGCAGATCCGTCTGCCTGGCTTCCGTCCGGGCAAGGCACCGGCCAAGCTACTGGAGGCCCGCGTCGGACGCGGCGCCGTGCTCGAGCAGGTCGTCAACGATGCCCTTCCCACGCGCTACTCCGAGGCTGTCTCCAACGAGAAGATCAAGGTAATCGGCCAGCCCGACATCGAGATCACCAAGATCGAGGACGGCGAAGAACTCACGTTCACCGCCGAGGTCGACATTCGCCCCGAGATCGCGCTTCCCGACTACTCGACCATCGACGTCACCGTCGATCCGCTCGAGATCACCGACGAAGCAGTGGACGAGCAGCTTCAGTCCCTGCGTCAGCGGTTCGGGACCCTCACCGGTGTCGACCGTCCGGTTCAGGATGGGGACTTCGTATCGATCGATCTGTCCGCCACCGTCGACGGTGAGACCGTCGAGGAAGCGTCCGCAAACGGGCTCTCGCACGAGGTCGGATCGGGTCAGCTCATCGAGGGCCTCGACGACGCCATCGTCGGTGTGTCCGTCGACGAGTCGAAGGACTTCACCTCCACCCTCGTTGCAGGCGAGTTCGCCGGCAAGGAAGCGGTCGTCACCGTCAAGGTCGTCTCCGTGAAAGAGCGCGAGCTGCCCGAGGCCGACGACGAGTTCGCGCAACTTGCAAGCGAGTTCGACACGATCGACGAGCTTCTCGCCGATCTGAAGACCCGCGTCGAGCGTGTGAAGAAGGTCGAGCAGGCCGGTCAGATCCGCGACAAGGTGCTCGAGACCTTGCTCGAGACGCTCGAGATTCCGGCTCCCGAGGCCGTCGTCAAGGCCGAGGTCGACTCGCAGATTCATGAGGCGATTCATGGTCTGGACCACGACGAAGCCAAGCTTGCCGAGTTGCTCGAGTCGCAGGGCTCCAGCCGCGAAGAGTTCGACAAGGACATCAAGGACACGGCAGAGAAGTCGGTACGTACGCAGCTGCTCCTCGACGCTATTGCCGAGGCCGAGGGCACCCAGGTCGGCCAGGACGAGCTCACCGAGCGGATCATCTTCCAGGCACAGCGCTACGGCATCTCGCCGGAAGAGTTCATCCAGCAGGTGCAGCAGGCCAACCAGCTCGGTGCCGTGTTCGCGGACGTGCGTCGCGGCAAGGCTCTTGCCTCGGTC is part of the Rhodococcus sovatensis genome and encodes:
- the tig gene encoding trigger factor, giving the protein MKSTVEQLSPTRVRINVEVPFEELKPDFDRAYKALAQQIRLPGFRPGKAPAKLLEARVGRGAVLEQVVNDALPTRYSEAVSNEKIKVIGQPDIEITKIEDGEELTFTAEVDIRPEIALPDYSTIDVTVDPLEITDEAVDEQLQSLRQRFGTLTGVDRPVQDGDFVSIDLSATVDGETVEEASANGLSHEVGSGQLIEGLDDAIVGVSVDESKDFTSTLVAGEFAGKEAVVTVKVVSVKERELPEADDEFAQLASEFDTIDELLADLKTRVERVKKVEQAGQIRDKVLETLLETLEIPAPEAVVKAEVDSQIHEAIHGLDHDEAKLAELLESQGSSREEFDKDIKDTAEKSVRTQLLLDAIAEAEGTQVGQDELTERIIFQAQRYGISPEEFIQQVQQANQLGAVFADVRRGKALASVVDRVNVTDSTGAAVDTSELFGSPSDTEEPAAGDSAEGEQEK